One Mya arenaria isolate MELC-2E11 chromosome 7, ASM2691426v1 genomic window carries:
- the LOC128241375 gene encoding uncharacterized protein LOC128241375, which produces MTLNEKPKMTLNEKPKMTLNEKPNIALNEKPKMTLNEKPKMTLNEEPKMTLNEKPKMTLNEKPKMTLNEKPKMTLNEKPKMTLNEKPKMTLNEEPKMALNEKPKMTLNEKPKMTLNEKPKMTLNEKPKMALNEKSKMTLNEKPKMALNEKSKSTNIAYTRTTTSRADKHLNSLPDK; this is translated from the coding sequence ATGACGCTGAACGAGAAACCCAAAATGACGCTGAAcgaaaaacctaaaatgacgcTGAACGAGAAACCCAACATAGCGCTGAACGAGAAACCCAAAATGACACTGAACGAGAAACCCAAAATGACGCTGAACGAGGAACCCAAAATGACGCTGAACGAGAAACCCAAAATGACGCTGAACGAGAAACCCAAAATGACGCTGAACGAGAAACCCAAAATGACGCTGAACGAGAAACCCAAAATGACGCTGAACGAGAAACCCAAAATGACGCTGAACGAGGAACCCAAAATGGCGCTGAACGAGAAACCCAAAATGACGCTAAACGAGAAACCCAAAATGACGCTGAACGAGAAACCCAAAATGACGCTGAACGAGAAACCCAAAATGGCGCTGAACGAGAAATCCAAAATGACGCTGAACGAGAAACCCAAAATGGCGCTGAACGAGAAATCCAAAAGTACAAACATAGCATACACACGTACAACCACAAGCAGAGCAGATAAGCATTTAAATAGCTTGCCCGATAAATGA